The following are encoded in a window of Deltaproteobacteria bacterium genomic DNA:
- a CDS encoding DUF2007 domain-containing protein translates to MDEEKWEVASTASGMTNANIVMGRLQTEGIPARLKYEAVGAIYAITINGLGAVAILVPVSHLEKAREVLSRTYDDKDMDWEGS, encoded by the coding sequence ATGGATGAAGAAAAGTGGGAAGTAGCCTCTACGGCATCGGGCATGACCAATGCGAATATTGTTATGGGAAGACTGCAGACGGAAGGTATCCCCGCCAGACTGAAATACGAGGCCGTAGGAGCCATTTACGCAATCACGATAAATGGCCTTGGTGCAGTGGCGATTCTGGTTCCTGTGAGCCATTTGGAGAAGGCCCGTGAAGTCCTGTCACGAACGTATGACGATAAAGATATGGACTGGGAGGGATCTTGA